Sequence from the Pararhizobium gei genome:
TATTTCGAGATCCGGGCGGACATGCCGGGCGATCAGGGCGCCTGGCCGGCCTTCTGGTTGCTGCCGGAGGACGGCTCATGGCCGCCGGAGCTCGATGTCGTGGAAATGCGCGGACAGGACCCGAATACCGTGCATGTCACGGTTCATTCCAACGAAACCGGCGAGCAGACATCCGTTCACAGCGCGGTAAGCGTTTCGGGCACCGAAGGTTTTCACACCTACGGCGTTCTCTGGCAGGAAGACGAGATCGTCTGGTACGTCGATGATGTGGCCGTCGCCCGCGCCGATACGCCGTCGGACATGCACGATCCGATGTATATGATCGTCAATCTTGCTGTCGGCGGCTCGGCCGGTGCGCCAGGTGCCGATTTCTCCGACGGGTCGCAGATGAGGATCGACTACATCCGCGCCTATAGTCTGAACGACCTCGCGTGACAGAGGTTGCGTGATCTTTCCGGCGCGCGTTCTTCGAGGCGCGACGGAAAGGACCTATTCCGCAGCCTTCAGAGGCTGTTCGATATAATATTTCTCGTAGCTCTTGCGGTATTTTTCCGCAGCGCCAAAATCGCTGTATTTGCCGAGCTGCCCCATATCCGTCTTGTTGAGCATGACGCCGAGGATCTTCGCGTTGAATTGCGGATCGGATTGCAGCACATCCCGTACGAGACGGGCGGGGGTCTTGCCCCATTCCACGACCATCAGGAAACCATCGGCAAACGGCGAGAACGCCTTCGCGTCGATGACGGGTGCCAGCGGCGCAAGATCGACGATGACATAATCGAAGGCGCTGCGGGCATTGCTGATGAGCGCCTCCATGCCGGGCGAAGCCAGAAGCTCGTTCGTGTGGTAGAGATGGTCCCGCGGCGCGATCGGCAGAATGGCAAGCCGGGTCTGCGGATCCACCCTGATGCCCGCACGCCAATCGCTTTCCCCCAGCACCGCTTCCAGCAGGCCGGTTTTGGGTGGCGGTGAGATCATCCGGCTGATGGCCGGATTTCGAAGGTCGGCGTCGATGAGCAGCGTCTTCTTGCCGGCTGCGGCCAGCAGTCCGGCGAAATTCGCGGCAATGGTCGATTTTCCTTCGCCCGGCAGTGCCGAGACGATGCCGATGACGCGGTTAGGCCTGCCCTGCAACATGACGTCGGCCGCAAGTTTGGCGTTGCGCAACGTCTCGGCAAAGGCAGATCGTGGCGCTTCCACTGCAATGCGCGTCATCCGCGTCAGGGGAATATCTGTGTCTGGCGCGGTTTTTTCCGGACCGTTCTTTGCGTTTTGACGATGCCCCTTGCCCCAGAGCCTCTTCGTCTTTTTGCCGACGAATGGCACATATCCAAGCGACTTATGACCGAGAACGGAGCGGATTTCCTCTTCGAGGCGAAAGAACCGTTCGCGGAACTCCTGAACTGCCGCAATCGCGCTGCCAAGTATCAAGCCGAGAATGATGGAAAGCGCCATCACCATGGTTCTCTTGGGGCTTGAGGGCGAAACCGGAGTGCCGGCTTCCGAGATGACCCGGGCCTTGGCGATCGGGAAAGACCGTTGCTGCGCGGCTTCCTCATAGCGTCCGAGATAGGATTCGTAGAGTGTCTTCAGCGCTGTTGCCTTTTGCTCCAGTTCGCGCAATTCCACCAGCGACCTGTTGTCCTGCGAATTGCTTCCGACCAGTCCCTCGATGCTCTGGCGCAGCGAGGCTTCGCGGGATTTTGCCACCTCCATTTCGTTGCGGTAGCTGGCGGTAATCTGCTGCAGCTCGCGGAAAATCTGGCGGGCGAGGTCGCTCTTTTCATATCTCAGGCTGACGGCCTGCTGGTGATCAGGCCCGAAGTTCTCGGTCACCGCGTATTCGCGCTTGCTGATCGCGAGATAGCGGCTGCGCAGATCCTGGATGACCGTGTTGTCGGTTTCCTTGGAGGAGACCGTCGCATTGTTGACGGCGTTCTCGGCGCCTTGATCAATAATCGACTGATACTGGTTATACCGGGCGGAGGCCGTTGCCGTGTCGGCCTGGGCAACGATCAGCTGCTTGTTGAGGTCCGAAAGTTGCTGCTCTGACATCAGTTCGCCGCCGGTCGACGTGAGGCCGTGCTCGGACCTGAACTTCTCCGCATCGAGCGCGGCGGCCTGCGCGCGCTGGCGGAGATCGGTCAGCCGTTCCTGAAGCCAGACGGATGCACGTTCGGTGGCGTCGAAATTGGCGTTCAACTGGTCGGTGAGGTAGGCGGTCGCATATGCCTTCGTGATGTGTGCGGCGAGCCGCGGATCTGTCGACTTGTAGGAGAGGGCAACCACCGAGCTGCGGCCGACTCGTTCCACCGTGATTGCCTGCTGAATATAGGCTGCGGCTTTTTCCCGCCTGCCGTTGCGCAGAGCTTCCGCGGATATTTCGCGTTCGCTGCCGAACATCCCGGTGACGGATCGGAGCGCGGATTTGACGCCGGACATCAGTGATTGCGGCGGATTGAGAACGGTCTCGTTTTCTCCGAGCTTTTCGGCATCGACGACATGCAGCGCCAGTTCGCCCGATTTCAGGATTTCGACGGCGCTCGATATTTTCGTGTCGGCCTGCTGGGCGCTCTGCGGCGAAGGCACGTCCTCCGCATATTTCGACAACTCGTCATCCAGCAAGATATGGGTCTGCGACGTGTAGAACGGTGTGGCGCTCAGGAGATAGAGACCGCCCAGAAGGAAGAAGAGGATGACGCAGATGGCAACGACCTTCGAGCGCCGCGCCGCGATCGCGGTCAGACGGTTCAAGTCGATGAATTTGTCGGAATCATCGCTCTGAACCGGCGGAACGGCGTTCAACGGGAGGGGTCTGTGATTCATGGGCCGCTGGCTCTCCAGATGCATATTCAGTTTCTCAATCTCCCCCTCAAACATGTCAGGGGTGAGATTCAATGGTGTTGCAAAGCCGACTAGCCTCTGCCCGTGGTCTCCGCCACCGGTTCGCCCGCCGGTCGATTGCGCGACAGCGGCGCCAGAAACCGTTTGAGGCGCACGGCGATCGGCATTCTGAGATGGTATATCGCAGCCGGGTTCTTCATTGCGGTTCTGACGACGCCGGACAGCGAGCGGGCCTTGATATGGTCGACGAGCAGAACGAAGGCCCGCGCGTCTTCCAGGCTGCGCTGCCGGCGTTCCTGGGCCGCTTGCGACGCTGCGTCGAGGCTGTTGTCGCGGACAAATGTCTCATCCGCCGCAAGCATTGCTTCCACATGGTGAAGCTTCAGGACCCGCGATATCGAACCGCTTCGTATATAATAGGTGTAGCCCGCGCTCGGTTCCACCGCACAGATGCCGCCCTTGGCGAGAGCGGAGGCCAGCAGCAGATAATCTTCGCCGATCGGCAGGGTTTCATCGAAACGGAGGCCGTGCTTGGTCAGAAAGCGGCGCTCGAAGACCGGTTTCATGTAGCCGTAGTTATGCTCCGAGCGAAACAGCACGTTCGAATCGATGAAGGCAGGCAGCGTCAGCGTCTTCAGTTGCGCCAGACGGGTTTCGTCAAACATGCGCCGGACTGTGCCCTCAAGCATAACGACATCGATATTGTCGACGACGATCTGGGCATTCGCCTGTTTTGCGCGCGCGATCATCCGCGCGGCACGATCCGGCGCCACCATATCGTCCGAGTCAAGAATAATGATCCAATCGCCCTGTGCCGCTTCCAGCCCCGCATTGCGGGCGCCGCCCGGGCCACGGTTCCTGTCGAGGCGGATAAGCCGGACACGCGGATCGGTATAGGCAGCGACGGCCGCAGCCGTTCCATCGGGAGAGCAATCATCAACGACGATCACTTCGATGTCCACGCCTACTTGCGCCAGCGCGCTGTCGATGGCACGCCCGATCGTGTCCTGCGCCTTGAATGCAGCCAGAATGAAGCTTGCCTGCGGAGCAGCGTTCACCATCACGATCTCGCCTCCGCTGTTCCATATTGCTCGATTTCCCGTACGCCGAGAAGACCGACGAAGACGCCGGCATGCAACGATGCCCGGAGCACGAAGCGATTTCGGCGAACCGGGAACAGACAGAACGCGAGTGCCGCGAGCCCGCAGTAGCCGCTCTTCGCTCCGGCAAGGGTCAACTGGCGCATTTTTCCGGCCGCACCACTGCCGGCGTCAATCAGCCGCCCATGCGTCTGCCCGAAGCGGAATTTCCGCTTCGCAAGCCAGGAAAAGACGGCGCGCTTGGCCGGCACGGGTTCCTGCACCCAGGCTGCCGGTGCATAGGCGATCTCGCCGCCCATCCGGTACATATGGGTGAAGAACTCGGTGTCTTCGCCGCCGCTGCGCCCAAGCTCCAGCTTGAAGCGTCGTCCGGCGAGGCAAGGGGAGGCGAGCCGCAGCAGGACATTGCAAGTGTAGCCGGTGATGATCTGTTCTCCGACGAAGACCGGAAAGGTCGAATGAAAATCGCCGCGCTGCATCCAGTCGGGAGCATCCGGGCCGTAGACGGCCCGAACCGGTCCCAGCACCGCATCGGCGCCGGTCACGTCAGCCGTCTCCATCAGCCGCACCAGCCAGTCGCGGCATGCGATCTCGTCATCATCGATAAAGGCCATAAAATCCCCGGTCGCGGCATCGAGGCAGGCATTGCGGGCAATGGAAATGTTCGAGGCCGGGCAGTGCACATAAACGATCTCGTGGGGTACGAGGCTGCGCACGGCATCCACCCGCGCCGCCGCGCTCGGCGCAACATCATTATCGGCGACGATGATCCTGAGCCGTGCGCCTTCAGGGACGCTCAGATCGCCGAGCGAGCGCAGCGTTTCCGTCAACTCGGTACGCCTGTAGGTGCAAAGCCCGATATCGATGCGAATGGTTTGTCCGCGATTATCCATGGGCCGCCTCATGCGAAACCACGCGGCGCCTGCGGATATCGAGAAGCTCGCGCCAGAAGCCCGCCGACCAGGCGAAATGCATGACCATGGCGGAAACGGCGGCAAGCGGCCCATAGGGGTTGCGTTGGCCGAGCGCCATCCAGGCACCATAACCGAGGCAGGCCAGCGCCCAGAGGCCGAAGGGGATGACGGCCACCCAATTGACGATGGCGAGCAGCGCGCCGATTGCGATGGGCACCACCGCCAGCGGCAGCATCTGCCGGAGGCTGGGCATGGCACGATGCTTGAGGAAATTCTTCGCGCGACCGCGGCCATAGCCGAAATACTGACGGAAAAGCGCTGCGGCACTGCTGCGTGGATAATAGATCATACTGGTCTTGTCGGTCATCCAGATGCGATAACCTGCCTTGCTCAGCCGGTAGTCAAACTCGGCATCCTCATTGTGGCTGAACATCTCGTCATAGCCGCCTACGGCGCGGAATGCGGAAATCCGCATCACGGCGTGATGCCCATGATTTGTCCAATGGCCGACGGCGCCCGTCCGGTGCTTCGAGCCGCCGTTGCCGAGCTTGGAGTTCTGCGCATAGGCGGTTGCCTTCTGGAATGTGCCGAAGCCGACCGTCTGCATCGCCACGACCACGGAATCCGCGCCTGTCGCCAGCGCTTCCTGCATCAGCCGCTGGCAGTAATCGGCCGGGTATTCGCCATGCGCATCGATGCGGATCATGTAATCGTAACCGTCGCCGAGCGTGGCAACCGCCAAATTGATTGCGGCACTCTGGATCTTCTTGGGATTGTGCATGAGCCGAACCTTCGGATTGACGACCGCAATCTGCTGGACGATCTCGCAGGTGCCGTCCGTGCTGCCGCCATCCACCACCACGAGGTCGGCATCGAGATCGCCGATCGCGCCGCCGAGCTTGAGGATCAGCGCTTCGATATGTTTCGCCTCGTTCAGGCAGGGAATGATGATCAGGCTGCGGCCAGAGGTCATGTCACCGGTGCTCATAGCAGTCCACCCTCGTTGCTCTGTGTTTCGTGAATATCGCTGAAGGCGGCGGAGCGATCGCCGCCGGCGCGAAGCGATGCCAGCCGGCTGACCAGTCTTCGGCAATCGGCCTTGTCGAACACCCAGCTGCGGGCACCGACATCTGCCACCTTGCGGAATTCCGCCTCGTATCGCTCCGGCGTCATGGCACCCAGAAGGCCGACCAATGCACCGCTGTCCGCCCGGTCGAGAACGAGCCCGATCGACCGGCTTTCAAGAAACCGAGCGGTTTCGGTACCGCGCATGGCAACCGGCACGGCGCCATGGCGGCAGCCTTCGTAGAGACGGTTCGGCAGGAGCCAGCTGGAATTCAAGCCTTCCTCGAAGAAGTCGATGGCCCATGAAAACTGGACTTCGTCATAGATGCGGCCGAGATCCTCGGGATTTCTGTACGCTCCTTGAAAGCTTAGATAGGGCTCGCTTTCGACAAAATCGTTGAAATCCTCGAACTCCGAATAGGCCGGCCGGCCGCGCAGGACGATTTCGAATCGCCCGTCCATCGCGCGTGAAAACGCGGCGAGAAGCTGCAGCGATTTGCGGCAGCGGAGCGCGCCGAACCAGCCGATTTTCCAGGGAGTCCCGGCCGCAGGCGGTCTCGGTTGCGGGTGCGCCATTGCGTCCGTGTCAAATTCGATGACCTGGTTTTCCAACAAAAGCACCGGCGCCTTCAGTCGCGACACAGGCCCGAAATAATGCTCGACGAATGCAGGGGAACTGGTAATGAGCAGGCTGACATTGCGTCCCAGATATCCCTCCGCCATGCGCAGGGCACGTCCGGCGGCATCCTTGCGCAACAGCAGACGGTGGATGTCGAGGCATTCATAGACGATCGGCACGGCACCGCCGAAAACCGCATTCGCCCTGTTGGCGAGCGCGAGCATCTCCAGATTGCGGGCGATGATCACGTCCGGCTTTGCACGTCGGCTGAGCTTGCTGCCGATTGAAAAGGCGGCCCTGCCGACCGCGGCGATCCGCTGACCGAATTTCCCATCGAGGGTTACGCCAAGATCGATGAAATCATTGTTGTCCGTAGGTACATCCGAGCCGCGACGAAAACCGGCCACTGTTACCTGGGCGCCGCCCGCCTCCAGCATCAGGATCCGGCGTCTGATCGCCGGGTCCGTCACATCATGCACGAGGTACAAGAGGTTCAGCATGAAAACGTCCTGTTTTCCGCCCGGCTGAATGCCAAGCCTAGGTCAATTTCTTGTGCGCCGCAACATTCCTGCTGCGAAAGCTGTCGGCTCAATTGAGCACACAGGTGACGGACTCGGGAAAAACGCATTTCTCATCTGGTGCGGTAAAGGCGACACGGTCGATCTGCATGCGGGCCGGATCCTGGTATTCGAACTTGCCCATCCAATCCGTGAATGTGTCGCTGCCCCAAAGGCTGAAGAAGATCTTCTGGTCGTTGACCGGTATTTTCGAGGGATCGGTGACCTCCTGCACGAGGGTGCCGTTCACAAAATAGCGCAAACGCGTCTTCTCCCAGATGAAGGCGTAATCGTTGAAGGCGGCATCCGCGCCACCGGCGATATCGATCAGCTTCTCGTTGCCACCCTTGGCCGAAATATACTGGTTGACCTGAACCTTGCCGGAATCCTTGCCAAGCACTTCGAAATCGATTTCGTCATGCGGCTTCTTGTCGGTCGGTCCGATATAGGTGAAGAAAGCCGAGTTGAGGCCGGAGCCCGTGGCCGTCTTGATTCTGGCTTCGTAAGTGCCGTATCCGAAGCGTTTGCGGGTTTGGATTTCGCCGCAAATATAGTCGCGTGTCTTGCCGGCGCCTTTTTCGAACGTCAGGTCCAGAACCCCGTTCGCAACCTTGACCTGCGTCTTCGACCAGGTGCAGTTCTGGTGTGCGCCATTGTCCCAACCGTCCGAAATATACCAGACCTTGCGGTCGATTCGGTCAAAATTGTCAACGAAGGATTGTCCTGTCTTCGCGTCCTGCGCCTGTGCCGAAATGGCGAGACCAGCCGTGGCAAGGGCCGCAGCAGCGGCGATTGTCCGGGCATTCAAGCATATCGTCATCATGTCATTTTCTTTCGGTTTGCGTAGCTCTCGGTCCAGTCTTTCGCGCCCGCCGGTTCTTCGCCCGGTCGAACAGCGGAGGGTAAGGTGCGGCTCGCCCGGCAGCCTGTGAGCACGGCGTGCAATCCCGGGGTTACGCGCTTGGCCAGAGTGTGGGTGATCACCAGAACGACGAGCGTCAGAAGCGGCGCCAAAACGTAAAACAGCGGGTAATGCTGCGCTTCTGCCATCCGGTTCCAGAGCATCCAGAAAGCGATGAGCAGCGGATAATGCGCGCAGAAAATCCAGAAGCTCAGGCCCTCTGTCCGCGCCAGCCGGGTGCCCAGCGGAATGCGGATCAAAATTGCCGAGATCGCCCACGAGGCGACAATGCCGCTGATTGCAATCAGGTTGCGCGCCACATCGACAAGCGGGGGATGGTCAGGACCTGTCCGGTACAGTGCCGTTGCCAGCAGAGTGGCCACAGTCAGAAACACAAGGGCGATCTTTTTCGCATGGCGGTCCAGTATGCGGATATCGATCCTGTACAAGCTTGCATAGATTCCAAAGGCGAAGCCGAACAGAATGCCTTTTTTCAGGAAGATCAGTCCTGGCACCGGAAGGATTGCATAGAGAAACAAGATCGCCAGCGTGATTCGCGGATATTTCTGCACGGCGAGCCCGAGTAGGGGCGCCAGGATGATGCACAGCAGCAGATCCCTGAGGAAATAGAGCGGCATATTGATCGGCAGTCCGTCGATGGCAAAGGCGAGTGTCGTCAATTCGTGCGGCCCCGCATGGACGATGTCGGGAAGATAGCCGAAGCCAATGCCGCGGCTCTGCGCGAGCATCACCAAGCCAAGAAAGGCGAAGTTCCAGATGAGAAAGGGGACAAGGACCGTCCGGGATTTCGACCGCAACACCTTGCCGTAGTCCAGGCCGGCAAGACCGCGCCGAAACAGAAGATACCCGGAGATGGCGCTGAGGCATGGCACGCCAACGCGAAACAGGCTGTCCCCGACGAAGACCCGCAACCAGTCGATGAAGCCGTTTTCGCCCAGAAAAGGGCTTGTCTGCGGATCGTAGGGAACGTGCACGAAGACGATTCCGGAAATCAGCAGAATGCGCATCAGATTGATCCGCGATGAGATATTCGCGTCGATAGCCAAGGCCTATCCCCTGTTTGAGCCGCTCCTCCCAAGGCGACCATTTCAACCAGAGCAGATCCGAACCTGCAGCAGCTAGAATAGAACAATCCGTGTGGATTAATATGGCACTGCAGCAAAAAAATCCGCTTCCATGCTGCGTTGCACGCGAATGGATCTTCTCAGGTGTGGGTCAAAAGGAGTGCAGTTTTGTCCTTCGAAGGCGTAAAAGCGTCTGTTTCACAGCGCTTTGAAGTATCTGCACATATGCCGATCAACACGCCGGACGATTGGTGAGGAGAGCGCGAAAAATAGCAGTGCATGGGCGGTTTTGCAGCTCAAGGTTTATGAAGATATCGTCCGCGTGGCGATACTGTGCCGAATTAAGGCGTTTAAAGGCACCTTGTCGTGACGGGATAATCCCTAAACGATACGGCCGCGGTTTTTGATCAGCTGGAAAATTTTACCAAGAAGCGACCGTTCCGAAAAAAGGATGAGCCCTGCATATAGAACGCCGCCGGTAATGGCTCCCGCCACAACTTGAAGAACTGGATTGGGGAGGCTCGCTCCGAAATGATCCAGCAGGAAACGCACTGCCAGCGCCATGAGCAGCGCCATCATCATCGGCCGGCAGCTGATGGAGAAGCCCTTGAGAAACGGTGTCCCGTCAGCGCGAAAGACCGCCCAGGAATAGCCGACGAGGGTTACTGCATTAACGATGCAGAGCCAGATCATCGCATCGACCAGGGTGCCGGTCGCAGCACCGTAGGCGACTGCTAATGTCGTGGCGATGGCGCGCACGACCGCCGACCAGAACAGAGCCCGGCCATGCCCGACGCCCTTAAGATAAGGAATGAACGTGCTGCAGGGGGTCAGGATGCCCTTCGACAGCGCCAGAAGCCCCAGCACCGGCCAGGCATAGGCCCATTGCGGACCGAACAGGATGCGCATTGCCGGTTCCGCCAGCGCCCAGATACCGAACATCATCGGCGCAAGCAGCACAGTGGTTACCTGGGTCGAGAACAGCAGCGCCTGGGAGCGGCGCTGCTTGTCCTCCACCATGCCGCTGAATGCCGGGAAGAGAACGCCCATAACAGCCGACAGCACCACCTGGTTGGGAATGCTGGCAAAGCGATTGGCGGCTGAATAGGCACCTGCGTCCGCAAGGCTCAGCGAACGGGAAATAATCACCATCGGCGACTGGAAGGTGATGAAATTGGCGATCTCGGAGCCCATCATGCCCAGGCTGAAACGGCTCAGTTTGAGCACCCGCCCTGGATGGAAAACAAAGCGCGGCATATAATGCGAGACAGCGTAGAGACCGCAAAGCCGCACCAGTGCGGACACGAAAAGCTGCGCGATCAATGCCCAGACGCCAAAGCCGAAAAGCGCCATGACGACGGCGACGATCGCACCCGTCGATTCGGCAATCATCGACCAGAAAGCCTCCTTGCTGAAATTCATTCGCCGCGCCAGCAGCGAATAGGCCACGTCGCCGCCGAGCTGGAGCGGAATGAGAAGGCTCATGATTTCCAGGAGGTAGCTTGCCTCTGGTGCGCCCAGAAGGGCGGCGAAGGGCACAGCGTAGGCGTAGAGTCCGATTGCCATCAGGATGGCGATGGCGAGATTTGCCCAGAAAACCGAATGGACCGTCTCCATCTCCTCCTCCCGCTGGATAACCAGCGCCGAAGTCAAACCTGCGCCGCCTATCATGGCCAGAAACTGCACCACCGTCAGCGCAACCGCGACGCCGCCGAACTCCTCGGGCGACAGGATGCGCGCCAGGATCGGCACGGTGACAAACTTGAGGCCGAACGTACTCGCCTTGGATAAGACGCTCCAGCCGACATTGCTCGTAACGGAT
This genomic interval carries:
- a CDS encoding family 16 glycosylhydrolase — protein: MMTICLNARTIAAAAALATAGLAISAQAQDAKTGQSFVDNFDRIDRKVWYISDGWDNGAHQNCTWSKTQVKVANGVLDLTFEKGAGKTRDYICGEIQTRKRFGYGTYEARIKTATGSGLNSAFFTYIGPTDKKPHDEIDFEVLGKDSGKVQVNQYISAKGGNEKLIDIAGGADAAFNDYAFIWEKTRLRYFVNGTLVQEVTDPSKIPVNDQKIFFSLWGSDTFTDWMGKFEYQDPARMQIDRVAFTAPDEKCVFPESVTCVLN
- a CDS encoding acyltransferase family protein, coding for MAIDANISSRINLMRILLISGIVFVHVPYDPQTSPFLGENGFIDWLRVFVGDSLFRVGVPCLSAISGYLLFRRGLAGLDYGKVLRSKSRTVLVPFLIWNFAFLGLVMLAQSRGIGFGYLPDIVHAGPHELTTLAFAIDGLPINMPLYFLRDLLLCIILAPLLGLAVQKYPRITLAILFLYAILPVPGLIFLKKGILFGFAFGIYASLYRIDIRILDRHAKKIALVFLTVATLLATALYRTGPDHPPLVDVARNLIAISGIVASWAISAILIRIPLGTRLARTEGLSFWIFCAHYPLLIAFWMLWNRMAEAQHYPLFYVLAPLLTLVVLVITHTLAKRVTPGLHAVLTGCRASRTLPSAVRPGEEPAGAKDWTESYANRKKMT
- a CDS encoding lipopolysaccharide biosynthesis protein; this encodes MPPTVNVKSVTSNVGWSVLSKASTFGLKFVTVPILARILSPEEFGGVAVALTVVQFLAMIGGAGLTSALVIQREEEMETVHSVFWANLAIAILMAIGLYAYAVPFAALLGAPEASYLLEIMSLLIPLQLGGDVAYSLLARRMNFSKEAFWSMIAESTGAIVAVVMALFGFGVWALIAQLFVSALVRLCGLYAVSHYMPRFVFHPGRVLKLSRFSLGMMGSEIANFITFQSPMVIISRSLSLADAGAYSAANRFASIPNQVVLSAVMGVLFPAFSGMVEDKQRRSQALLFSTQVTTVLLAPMMFGIWALAEPAMRILFGPQWAYAWPVLGLLALSKGILTPCSTFIPYLKGVGHGRALFWSAVVRAIATTLAVAYGAATGTLVDAMIWLCIVNAVTLVGYSWAVFRADGTPFLKGFSISCRPMMMALLMALAVRFLLDHFGASLPNPVLQVVAGAITGGVLYAGLILFSERSLLGKIFQLIKNRGRIV
- a CDS encoding glycosyltransferase family 2 protein, with translation MVNAAPQASFILAAFKAQDTIGRAIDSALAQVGVDIEVIVVDDCSPDGTAAAVAAYTDPRVRLIRLDRNRGPGGARNAGLEAAQGDWIIILDSDDMVAPDRAARMIARAKQANAQIVVDNIDVVMLEGTVRRMFDETRLAQLKTLTLPAFIDSNVLFRSEHNYGYMKPVFERRFLTKHGLRFDETLPIGEDYLLLASALAKGGICAVEPSAGYTYYIRSGSISRVLKLHHVEAMLAADETFVRDNSLDAASQAAQERRQRSLEDARAFVLLVDHIKARSLSGVVRTAMKNPAAIYHLRMPIAVRLKRFLAPLSRNRPAGEPVAETTGRG
- a CDS encoding polysaccharide biosynthesis tyrosine autokinase, whose product is MNHRPLPLNAVPPVQSDDSDKFIDLNRLTAIAARRSKVVAICVILFFLLGGLYLLSATPFYTSQTHILLDDELSKYAEDVPSPQSAQQADTKISSAVEILKSGELALHVVDAEKLGENETVLNPPQSLMSGVKSALRSVTGMFGSEREISAEALRNGRREKAAAYIQQAITVERVGRSSVVALSYKSTDPRLAAHITKAYATAYLTDQLNANFDATERASVWLQERLTDLRQRAQAAALDAEKFRSEHGLTSTGGELMSEQQLSDLNKQLIVAQADTATASARYNQYQSIIDQGAENAVNNATVSSKETDNTVIQDLRSRYLAISKREYAVTENFGPDHQQAVSLRYEKSDLARQIFRELQQITASYRNEMEVAKSREASLRQSIEGLVGSNSQDNRSLVELRELEQKATALKTLYESYLGRYEEAAQQRSFPIAKARVISEAGTPVSPSSPKRTMVMALSIILGLILGSAIAAVQEFRERFFRLEEEIRSVLGHKSLGYVPFVGKKTKRLWGKGHRQNAKNGPEKTAPDTDIPLTRMTRIAVEAPRSAFAETLRNAKLAADVMLQGRPNRVIGIVSALPGEGKSTIAANFAGLLAAAGKKTLLIDADLRNPAISRMISPPPKTGLLEAVLGESDWRAGIRVDPQTRLAILPIAPRDHLYHTNELLASPGMEALISNARSAFDYVIVDLAPLAPVIDAKAFSPFADGFLMVVEWGKTPARLVRDVLQSDPQFNAKILGVMLNKTDMGQLGKYSDFGAAEKYRKSYEKYYIEQPLKAAE
- a CDS encoding glycosyl transferase family 1 encodes the protein MLNLLYLVHDVTDPAIRRRILMLEAGGAQVTVAGFRRGSDVPTDNNDFIDLGVTLDGKFGQRIAAVGRAAFSIGSKLSRRAKPDVIIARNLEMLALANRANAVFGGAVPIVYECLDIHRLLLRKDAAGRALRMAEGYLGRNVSLLITSSPAFVEHYFGPVSRLKAPVLLLENQVIEFDTDAMAHPQPRPPAAGTPWKIGWFGALRCRKSLQLLAAFSRAMDGRFEIVLRGRPAYSEFEDFNDFVESEPYLSFQGAYRNPEDLGRIYDEVQFSWAIDFFEEGLNSSWLLPNRLYEGCRHGAVPVAMRGTETARFLESRSIGLVLDRADSGALVGLLGAMTPERYEAEFRKVADVGARSWVFDKADCRRLVSRLASLRAGGDRSAAFSDIHETQSNEGGLL
- a CDS encoding glycosyltransferase family 2 protein, producing MSTGDMTSGRSLIIIPCLNEAKHIEALILKLGGAIGDLDADLVVVDGGSTDGTCEIVQQIAVVNPKVRLMHNPKKIQSAAINLAVATLGDGYDYMIRIDAHGEYPADYCQRLMQEALATGADSVVVAMQTVGFGTFQKATAYAQNSKLGNGGSKHRTGAVGHWTNHGHHAVMRISAFRAVGGYDEMFSHNEDAEFDYRLSKAGYRIWMTDKTSMIYYPRSSAAALFRQYFGYGRGRAKNFLKHRAMPSLRQMLPLAVVPIAIGALLAIVNWVAVIPFGLWALACLGYGAWMALGQRNPYGPLAAVSAMVMHFAWSAGFWRELLDIRRRRVVSHEAAHG
- a CDS encoding glycosyltransferase family 2 protein, producing the protein MDNRGQTIRIDIGLCTYRRTELTETLRSLGDLSVPEGARLRIIVADNDVAPSAAARVDAVRSLVPHEIVYVHCPASNISIARNACLDAATGDFMAFIDDDEIACRDWLVRLMETADVTGADAVLGPVRAVYGPDAPDWMQRGDFHSTFPVFVGEQIITGYTCNVLLRLASPCLAGRRFKLELGRSGGEDTEFFTHMYRMGGEIAYAPAAWVQEPVPAKRAVFSWLAKRKFRFGQTHGRLIDAGSGAAGKMRQLTLAGAKSGYCGLAALAFCLFPVRRNRFVLRASLHAGVFVGLLGVREIEQYGTAEARS